The Streptomyces sp. A2-16 sequence CCCTTCAGCTGCTCGGTCTCATCGCCCTGCGCGGCAACGAGCACGCGGCCTCCGTCGTCGTCCCGCTGGTCGCCGTGCTGGCGGTCGGCTGGGCGGTGATGCCGCTGTTCTTCCCCGGCGGTGACGAGACCCTCGACCCCACCCGCCTGGTGATGCTGCCGCTGCGGCCCCGGCCCCTGGTGCGGGCCCTGCTCGTGGCCTCGCTGGTCGGCATCGGGCCGGTGTTCACGCTCTGCATGCTCGTCGGGTCGGTCGTCTCGGTCGCGCACGGCGGGACGGCGTACGTCTTCGCCGTGCTCGGTGTGGTCCTCGCGCTGCTGGTCTGCGTGGCCCTCGCGCGGGCCGTCGCCGTCGCCAACATCCGGCTGCTGACCAGCCGCAAGGGCCGCGATCTGGCGGTCCTGAGCGGACTCGTCATCGCCGTCGGCGCGCAGGTCGTGAACTTCGGTGCGCAGCGGCTCGGTTCGGGCGGCCTGGGGCAGCTGGACGGTCCGGCCGATGTGCTGAAGTGGGTGCCGCCCGCGTCGGCGATCGGGGCGGTCGACTCGGCGAGCGAGGGGTCGTACGGGATCGCCGTGCTGCAACTCGCCCTGTCCGTGCTCGCGTTGGCGGGCCTGCTGGCCCTGTGGTCGCGCCACCTCACCCGGCTGATGACCTCGCCCGACGGCTCGACGCTCCCCTCCGCGGAGGGGGCCGCCCGGGAGCGGGGTTCCACGGGACTCGCCCGGCTGCTGCCGGCCGGACGCACCGGCACCGTCATGGAGCGGAGTCTGCGCTATGTGTGGCGCGACCCGAAAACCAAGGCCGCGTGGGTGACGTCGCTGGCCATCGGCCTGATCGTGCCGGTGTTCAACGCGGTGCAGGGCACCGGGTCCATCTACTTCGCGTGCTTCGCCGCGGGGATGCTGGGCGTGCAGATGTACAACCAGTTCGGGCAGGACACCTCCGCGTTCTGGATGGTCGCGATGACGATCTCCTCCACGCGGGACGCCTACGTCGAACTGCGCGGGCGTGCGCTGGCGTTGCTGGTGATCACCCTGCCGTACGCCACGCTCGTCACCGTGGTCACCACCGCGCTCATCGACGACTGGCCGAAGCTGCCCGAGGTGCTCGGGGTGTCCTTCGCGCTGCTCGGGGCGATGCTGGCGACCGGGGCGTGGACGTCGGCGCGCTTTCCGTACTCCATTCCGCAGGAGGGCTACAAGAACGTGGCCCCGGGGCAGTCCGGACTCGCCGCCGCCGCGGTCGTCGGCGGGATGGTCTCGGCGGCCCTGCTGTGCGCCCCCGTGATCGCCCTGACGATCTGGGCCAACGTCAGCGCGAACGGCGACGAATGGAGCTGGGTCCTGCTGCCCGTCGGCACGCTGTACGGAGCCGCGATCACTTTCGCGGGGCTACGACTGGCGGCCCCCCGCACGGCCCGGCAACTGCCGGAGATCCTGATGGCGGTCAGCAAGGGCTGACTCCCGGGCGGGGTGCACGGGCCACGCGGCAGGGGGTGGTGGGGCGCGGACCCGGCGGTCCTCAGCCGGTGCTCTCGGCGTTCTCGGTGGCCGGGCCGTCCGGGCCGTCCAGTCCTTCCAGTCCGTCCAGGAAGGGCTCTATGGCCGCCCGCCATGCCTCCGGCTGGTCGTAGTGGACGAGGTGGCCGGCGTCGGCGACCTCGGCGTACTCGCCGCGGGGCAGGACGCGGACCATCTCCTGGGCCTCGGCGCGGCCCAGCTCGCCGTCGAGGCCGCGGACGACGAGGGCGGGGCACCTGACCTGGGTCAGTTCCTCCCAGTGGGCGTCGTAGACCCAGGTCTCGCGGGAGGACAGCATCTGCTCGGGCTCGAAGACGGGACGCCAGCCGTCGGGGGACTCGGCCATCACCTCGGCGTAGAACTCGCCGCGCGCCGGGTTGGGCCGCTCCACCCAGGGGTCGTCCTCGCCGAACCACTTGCGTACGTCGGCGAGCGTGGCGAAGGGGACGGGCCAGGCGCGGAACCACTCGCCCCACTCCCGCTGCGAGGCTGCGCCGAGTGCGGAGGCCCGCATGTCGCAGATGATCACTCCGCGGACCAGGTCGGGTCGGCGGGCGGCGAGCTGCCAGGCGGTGAGGGCGCCCATCGCGTGGCCGATGAGGACGGTCGGGGCGAGGCCGAGCTGTTCGAGGGCGGCCTCGGCGTCCTCGACGTACGCGTCACGGGTGAAGGCGGCCCGTGGGGGCTTGTCGCTCTGGCCATGACCTCGCTGGTCGAGCGCGACGGCCCGGTAGCGCTCGGAGAGCCAGCGGGCGGTGGACGCCCAGTGCGAGGCACGGCCCATCAGGCCGTGGAGTAACAGCACCCCGGGTGATCGTTTCTCCGGGGCGTGCGAGGTCTCCCGCGCCGGATCCGTCGGGTCGGTCTTGGGAGGGTCACCGAACTCCCAGGCCGCAAGACGGACGCCGTCCGCCCCGGTCACGTCGATGCGCCGCGCCATTGGCACCCCCCTAGCTCCGCTCGGGCCGTCCGCTCCCGCTCGGGCCGCCCTGTGAACCGTGTCCTGACTGCCGTGCCTGTCCTGTCCGTCGTTGCTTTCCGTACACCTCTGCAGCGCACGTCCCCCGCGCCCCGTCACCCACAGGCTATCGAATGCGTATTCGAAAATGGGTCCTCGGCCGCCAACACCCCTCGTTCGAGTGACCTCGCTCAAGGAATGATCGCCGCGACCGAGGGGAGATCTTCAGCGGGAGGCGGACCGCTCGGGGAAATCGGTCCGAGGGGAATGACCCTGGGAGCTCGGGGCTCCGGGTCAGCACAGGGGAGGACCGGCCCCGGCACCGAAGGGTGCCGGGGCCATCCATACGTCTACGGCACATCCGCCCGCCCCCCTCAGGTCATATGCCTCACGCGACAGCCTCGCACGACAAGCGTCGAAGCGCTGCGATTCCGCACGGGGAATCTCGGATCGACGAGCCCCCGGGCGGGCCGGGACACGAGGCCCCGAGAAACCCCAACCGCCCTGCGGGAACCGGCGATCGACCCTCCGGGCGAGCTCAGCGCTTGGCGACGAACACGTGCGAGGCGACGTCCGACTCCAGCTCGGCGGCCTCGCCACCGCTGCCCACCAGCACCCCGCCGGCCGACTCGGTCACGCTCACCACCGAACCGGGCTGCACGCCCGCCCGGCGCAGCGTGTACATCAGCTGCGCGTCCGTCTGGATCGGCTCGCCGATACGGCGTACGACGACCGTCTTGCCGTCGAGACCCGGGTCCAGCTCGGCCAGCGACACCATGCCCTCGTCCAGGAACGGGTCGGCGCCGTCCTTCTCGCCCAGCTCCTCGAGGCCGGGGATCGGATTGCCGTACGGCGACTCGGTGGGGTGGCGCAGCAGCTCCAGCACCCGGCGCTCCACCGCCTCGCTCATCACGTGCTCCCAGCGACACGCCTCCGCGTGGACCTGCTCCCACTCCAGGCCGATCACGTCGACCAGGAGGCACTCGGCGAGCCGGTGCTTGCGCATCACGCGCGTGGCCAGCCGCCGGCCCTCGTCCGTGAGCTCCAGGTGGCGGTCGCTGGCGACGGACACCAGTCCGTCCCGCTCCATCCTCGCCACGGTCTGGCTGACCGTCGGCCCACTCTGGTCCAGTCGCTCGGCGATCCGGGCGCGCATGGGGACCACACCTTCCTCCTCCAGCTCGAGGATGGTGCGGAGATACATCTCCGTGGTGTCGATCAGTCCGGACATACGTGCCCCTTGATGAGATCTGCCGGAAGCACGACAGCTTCCCGGCTCGTGCGCTGGCCCTGGCATCAATTCTGCCGGATGCCACTGACAAGCGTGCCGCGCCGTTGAAACCAGGGGGTTACGAGCAGGCGCGCGGCCGTATTGACATCCCACTGGTCCAGACCGCACGGTGATCCGCGACACGGCGACGAAGGGTTGGACGACGCATGGGCGAGACGGGCTCCGCGAGCGGTGAAGGCAAGCTGTCGGGACAGTTCCTCGACGCCGCGATCGGGCTGCTGCGAAGGGTCCGCGACGAGGAGGCCGGGTCCGTCACGGCGGCCGGCGAGCTCCTCGCCGACACCGTCGCCGCCGGGGGCCGCCTCTTCGCCTTCGGCGCCGGGCACTCCTCGCTCGCCGCGCAGGACCTCGTCTACCGGGCCGGCGGACTCGCCCTGATGAACCTGCTGACCGTGCCGGGGGTCGTGGGCGTCGACGTCATGCCGGCGACCCTGGGCTCCGCCCTGGAACGGGTCGACGGCCTCGCGAGCACGGTCCTGAGCTGCTCGCCCCTCCGCGCCGGCGACGCCCTGGTGATCATCTCCCTCTCCGGCCGCAACGCGCTTCCCGTGGAGATGGCCATGAGCGCCCGCGCCCTCGGCGTGAAGGTCATCGGTGTCACCTCGGTCGCGTACACCACGGCGACCGAGCCCCGCCACAGCTCGGGCACCTTCCTCAAGGACCACTGCGACGTCGTCCTCGACTCCAAGATCGCCCCGGGTGACGCGGAGCTCTCCCTGGACACCGTCCCGGCCCCCTTCGCCCCCGCCTCCACGGTCGTGACCTCGGCGCTCCTCCAGGCCGTGATGGCGACCGCGGCGGGCTGCCTGGCCGACCGGGGGATCGAGCCGCCGCTGCTGCGGTCGGGGAACGTGGACGGCGGGCTGGAGTGGAACGAGCGGGTGTTCGAGGAGTACGGGGACCGGATCTTCTACCGGCAGTAGTCCGGCAGCGGTCCGGCAGCAGTCCTAGGCCCGCTTCACCACTCCGCCCAGATCCAATGCCGAGGCGATCCGGACCGCGACGTCCTCCGCGTACACCGCGTCGCCCCGCTCGAACTGGCCCCTCCCGGACCCCCGCAGGAACGTCACGACGCCCAGCGTCCGCCCCCGGCTGCGCAGCACCGCGCACAGCGCGTGCACCGCGTCCGAGGGCCACTGGCGGGCCTCCGCCCACTCGCGGGCCCGGTCCCCCGGCACCGACCCCACACTCGCCCGCACCGCCCCGACCCGGTCCACGCACTGCAACGCCGGATGGCCCTCCCCGTACCGCACGGGCAGTCCGGCCGCGCCCGACGCCTGCAGACTCGGTCCGGGCGCCCCGGAGGGCGTGGCGGCGACCCGCACGAGACGGACCGGCCCGGTCTCCTCGCCGTCGGCCACCGCGCCCCCGGCCACTCGGTCGATGAGCGCGTGGTCGGCGAACCCGGCCAGGGCGAAGTCCAGGTGGACGACGGCGGCCTCGGCCGGGTCCTCGCACTCCGCGGCCGCCCGGGCCGCACGGTGCAGCTGGTTGGTCCGGAACCGCAGCAGCGAGGCCTCCTGCTCGCTCTGCTTGGCCTCGGTGACGTCCTGGAACAGCCAGCCGACGCCCAACGGCACCGGCTCCTCCGCCAGCGGCGAGGCCAGCCGTACGAACCCGCAGCGCCAGCAGCGCCGTTTCTCGCCGTCCGGGGTCCGCACCCCGACCCAGATCTCGGCCGGCGCCGGCGGCGCGCCCTCGGCCAGTACATGGGTGAGCGCGCTCTCCAGCTCCTCCACGCCCTGCGCGAGGAGCTCCCCGAGGGGCCGCCCCAGCACGGAGGTGCGGCCGATGCCCAGGGACCGGGCCGCGTGCGCGTTCACCACGGCGGGCCGCAGGTCGGCGTCGACGAGCACGACACCCCACGAGGCGTCCTCGAACAAGGCCTCGCTGAGCGCGATCGACCGCTCCAGGTCGATCTGCGTGTGCACCTCGCTGAAGGCGCAGTACAGCCCGGCGGGCCGGCCGTCGGGTCCGCGAACGGCCGCGGACTGGGTGCGTACGAGGACCCGGCCGCCCTCCTTGGTCAGCAGTGCGAACTCGTGCACCTGCCGTCCGGGCGCCCGCATGGCGGACATCAGCCGCCCCTCGACCTCCTCCGCGTCCGCCGGCCGCACGGCCCACCCGGCGAACCCGTGCCGTCCGACGGCCTCGGCCGCGGTCCAGCCGAGGATCCGCTCGGCCTCGCGGTTCCAATGGGTGACCACGCCGTCCGCGTCGAAGGCACACAGTGCCGCGTCCATGCCGTCCAGCAACGCGGCGAGCAGATCCGAACCGCCCGGACCCTCCGGCCCGGGGCCGTCCGGCCCCAGCTCGTCGGTGGTCCCACTACGCCGGGAAGCACTCACCTGGACCCCCTGCCAGCCGCTCACTAACAATCATTCAACTCGAACGTGACGCAGCACACACCGGGTTCCTGCAAGATTGAGGGAATCGTTGTACGCCGGAAACGTGCCGAATCCCCCTAAGCGGTCCACCTGTCCGGCTCCAGCCGCAGGTCGATCCACTCGTCGCTCCCGCCGTCCAGCACATACCGGTCGACCTCCACGAACCCGCGCGCCAGCGCGAACCGCACTCCGTCGCCGTTGACGGCCAGCACACACGTCTCGATCACCCGGGCGCCGAGCACACGCGCATGATCAAGACCCTTCTCGTACAGAGCCGTCCCGAAACCCCGTCCCCGGTGATCGGGCAGCACGCGCGCGATGACGGTCGCCACGGCGTCGTCCCCGCTCGGGGGCCGGACGGTCGAGCAGCCCACCAGCGTGTCCCCGAGATACGCGTTCTCCAGCCGGTTCCGCCCGACGCGCTCACGCACGTCCTCGGTGCTCATGGCGGCCGGCGGAACGATCACGTTGTGCACGTGCCGCCACTGTTCGGCCATGTCGTCCCCGACGACCGGCTCGATCCGCAGGTCAGTCACGATCACCACTCCCCCTTCGCACGAGGACCGCTCGTCGTTCCTCGTGCGCGGCACGCTAAATGATCTCGGCCCCCGAAAAAAGTGGTTGATCGGGCGGGCGTCGGTTCCTAGTGTGTTGGCTACACGAGAAGGGAGGTGGTTCGGCAGATGTATGAATACCGGACGCGTGAGGTGACTGCGGGCTAGCGGCTCGCCACCACACTCAGTGCGGTGCCGGACCAGCACGCGAAGGATGTGTGCAGCCGGCCCAATCCCAGCAGTCACCCGACCCGCGAGCTCGCCGGTACGTCCGGCCGGCTCCCCCGCCGTCAGGCGGAGGGATCCAGAGCTCGCGGGTCGCCTGCGTTCCAGGGGGCCTCGGCTCAGGGGCTCAGCCGCTCCACCCGCCAGCTCCCGTCGGGCTCCGCCACGTACCGCAGGCGGTCGTGGAGGCGGTTCTCGCGGCCCTGCCAGAACTCGACCGTCTCCGGCGCCACCCGGAAGCCGCCCCAGTGCGGCGGGACCGGAACCTGCTCGCCCTCCGGGTAGCGGGCGGCCAGCTCGGCGTAGGCGGTGTCCACCCGCTCACGGGTGTCGATCACGGAGGACTGCGCGCTGGCCCAGGCGCCGAGCTGGGAGCCGTGCGGGCGGCTGCGGAAGTAGGCCGCGGTCTCGTCGCGGCCGGTGCGGCGGGCGAGGCCGGTGACGATGACCTGGCGGGCCATGGGGTGCCAGGGGAAGAGCAGCGAGACGTACGGGTTCCGGGCGAGGTCGGTCGCCTTGCGGGAGCCGTAGTTGGTGTAGAAGACGAAGCCCTCTTCGTCGAACTGCTTGAGCAGGACCGTGCGGGAGCTGGGGCGGCCCTCGGCGTCCGCGGTGGAGACGACCATGGCGTTCGGCTCGAAGAGGTGCGCCTCGGTGGCCGCCTGCTTGAACCAGCGCGCGAACTGTTCGACGGGCGTGGCGGCGAGGTCGGCCTCGGCGAGACCCTCCGCGCGGTACTGCTTGCGCATGGAGGCGGGGTCCGGGGAGACGGCGTGTGCGGCGTCGGTCACGTCGTCATCCTGCCGTACGGATCGCTTCTCCACGGACGGTGGCACTGAGTGCCGCTTGCTCTCCCCAAAGGTGGCACTCGGGGATATCGTGGCGTCATCCGTCGTACACATCATGAGGAGCCGCCTGATGTCCGACCTCGACCCCGGCCGCGGTTTCGTACCCGGCCTCGAAGGAGTCGTCGCGTTCGAGACGGAGATCGCCGAACCGGACAAGGAGGGCGGCGCGCTGCGGTACCGGGGCGTCGACATCGAGGATCTGGTCGGCCATGTCTCGTTCGGCAACGTGTGGGGGCTGCTGGTCGACGGCGCCTTCAATCCCGGTCTGCCGCCCGCCGAGCCGTTCCCGATCCCGGTGCACTCCGGGGACATCCGGGTGGACGTCCAGTCGGCGCTGGCCATGCTCGCCCCGGTGTGGGGGCTCAAACCGCTGCTCGACATCGATGCCGGGCAGGCGCGTGCCGACCTCGCCCGGGCGGCCGTGATGGCGCTGTCCTACGTCGCCCAGTCCGCGCGCGGGCAGGGCCTGCCGATGGTGCCGCAGCGGGAGATCGACAAGGCGCAGTCGGTCGTGGAGCGGTTCATGATCCGGTGGCGCGGTGAGCCGGACCCGAAGCACGTGGCGGCCGTGGACGCGTACTGGACGTCGGCCGCGGAGCACGGCATGAACGCGTCGACGTTCACCGCGCGCGTGATCGCCTCGACCGGCGCGGACGTCGCCGCCGCGCTCTCCGGGGCGGTGGGCGCGATGTCGGGGCCGCTGCACGGCGGGGCGCCCTCGCGGGTGCTCGGGATGATCGAG is a genomic window containing:
- the pdxH gene encoding pyridoxamine 5'-phosphate oxidase gives rise to the protein MTDAAHAVSPDPASMRKQYRAEGLAEADLAATPVEQFARWFKQAATEAHLFEPNAMVVSTADAEGRPSSRTVLLKQFDEEGFVFYTNYGSRKATDLARNPYVSLLFPWHPMARQVIVTGLARRTGRDETAAYFRSRPHGSQLGAWASAQSSVIDTRERVDTAYAELAARYPEGEQVPVPPHWGGFRVAPETVEFWQGRENRLHDRLRYVAEPDGSWRVERLSP
- a CDS encoding citrate synthase 2, which codes for MSDLDPGRGFVPGLEGVVAFETEIAEPDKEGGALRYRGVDIEDLVGHVSFGNVWGLLVDGAFNPGLPPAEPFPIPVHSGDIRVDVQSALAMLAPVWGLKPLLDIDAGQARADLARAAVMALSYVAQSARGQGLPMVPQREIDKAQSVVERFMIRWRGEPDPKHVAAVDAYWTSAAEHGMNASTFTARVIASTGADVAAALSGAVGAMSGPLHGGAPSRVLGMIEEIERTGDAEAYVRQALDRGERLMGFGHRVYRAEDPRARVLRRTARELGAPRFEIAEALEKAALAELHARRPDRVLATNVEFWAAIVLDFAEVPAHMFTSMFTCARTAGWSAHILEQKRTGRLVRPSARYVGPSSRNPGDIEGYEGIAH
- a CDS encoding metal-dependent transcriptional regulator; the encoded protein is MSGLIDTTEMYLRTILELEEEGVVPMRARIAERLDQSGPTVSQTVARMERDGLVSVASDRHLELTDEGRRLATRVMRKHRLAECLLVDVIGLEWEQVHAEACRWEHVMSEAVERRVLELLRHPTESPYGNPIPGLEELGEKDGADPFLDEGMVSLAELDPGLDGKTVVVRRIGEPIQTDAQLMYTLRRAGVQPGSVVSVTESAGGVLVGSGGEAAELESDVASHVFVAKR
- a CDS encoding alpha/beta hydrolase is translated as MARRIDVTGADGVRLAAWEFGDPPKTDPTDPARETSHAPEKRSPGVLLLHGLMGRASHWASTARWLSERYRAVALDQRGHGQSDKPPRAAFTRDAYVEDAEAALEQLGLAPTVLIGHAMGALTAWQLAARRPDLVRGVIICDMRASALGAASQREWGEWFRAWPVPFATLADVRKWFGEDDPWVERPNPARGEFYAEVMAESPDGWRPVFEPEQMLSSRETWVYDAHWEELTQVRCPALVVRGLDGELGRAEAQEMVRVLPRGEYAEVADAGHLVHYDQPEAWRAAIEPFLDGLEGLDGPDGPATENAESTG
- a CDS encoding PAS domain-containing protein — protein: MSASRRSGTTDELGPDGPGPEGPGGSDLLAALLDGMDAALCAFDADGVVTHWNREAERILGWTAAEAVGRHGFAGWAVRPADAEEVEGRLMSAMRAPGRQVHEFALLTKEGGRVLVRTQSAAVRGPDGRPAGLYCAFSEVHTQIDLERSIALSEALFEDASWGVVLVDADLRPAVVNAHAARSLGIGRTSVLGRPLGELLAQGVEELESALTHVLAEGAPPAPAEIWVGVRTPDGEKRRCWRCGFVRLASPLAEEPVPLGVGWLFQDVTEAKQSEQEASLLRFRTNQLHRAARAAAECEDPAEAAVVHLDFALAGFADHALIDRVAGGAVADGEETGPVRLVRVAATPSGAPGPSLQASGAAGLPVRYGEGHPALQCVDRVGAVRASVGSVPGDRAREWAEARQWPSDAVHALCAVLRSRGRTLGVVTFLRGSGRGQFERGDAVYAEDVAVRIASALDLGGVVKRA
- a CDS encoding transporter codes for the protein MTTDITPVVVRLKLSLLRNGLRQSGGRRAAYIGSAVAVLLFSALQLLGLIALRGNEHAASVVVPLVAVLAVGWAVMPLFFPGGDETLDPTRLVMLPLRPRPLVRALLVASLVGIGPVFTLCMLVGSVVSVAHGGTAYVFAVLGVVLALLVCVALARAVAVANIRLLTSRKGRDLAVLSGLVIAVGAQVVNFGAQRLGSGGLGQLDGPADVLKWVPPASAIGAVDSASEGSYGIAVLQLALSVLALAGLLALWSRHLTRLMTSPDGSTLPSAEGAARERGSTGLARLLPAGRTGTVMERSLRYVWRDPKTKAAWVTSLAIGLIVPVFNAVQGTGSIYFACFAAGMLGVQMYNQFGQDTSAFWMVAMTISSTRDAYVELRGRALALLVITLPYATLVTVVTTALIDDWPKLPEVLGVSFALLGAMLATGAWTSARFPYSIPQEGYKNVAPGQSGLAAAAVVGGMVSAALLCAPVIALTIWANVSANGDEWSWVLLPVGTLYGAAITFAGLRLAAPRTARQLPEILMAVSKG
- a CDS encoding GNAT family N-acetyltransferase — encoded protein: MAEQWRHVHNVIVPPAAMSTEDVRERVGRNRLENAYLGDTLVGCSTVRPPSGDDAVATVIARVLPDHRGRGFGTALYEKGLDHARVLGARVIETCVLAVNGDGVRFALARGFVEVDRYVLDGGSDEWIDLRLEPDRWTA
- a CDS encoding SIS domain-containing protein, with translation MGETGSASGEGKLSGQFLDAAIGLLRRVRDEEAGSVTAAGELLADTVAAGGRLFAFGAGHSSLAAQDLVYRAGGLALMNLLTVPGVVGVDVMPATLGSALERVDGLASTVLSCSPLRAGDALVIISLSGRNALPVEMAMSARALGVKVIGVTSVAYTTATEPRHSSGTFLKDHCDVVLDSKIAPGDAELSLDTVPAPFAPASTVVTSALLQAVMATAAGCLADRGIEPPLLRSGNVDGGLEWNERVFEEYGDRIFYRQ